One region of Catenuloplanes indicus genomic DNA includes:
- a CDS encoding 2-oxoacid:acceptor oxidoreductase subunit alpha encodes MSKQVRRLDRVVIRFAGDSGDGMQLTGDRFTSETAQLGNDISTLPNFPAEIRAPAGTLPGVSSFQVHFADYDILTPGDAPDVLVAMNPAALKANLPELPAGAAIIVNTDEFSKRSLAKVGYAENPLEDGSLSRFAVHPVALTSMTVAALTGAGVSKKDAERAKNMFALGLLSWLYSRPYESTLRFLERKFAARPELVAANQAAFRAGWNFGETTEAFAVRYEITPAPMTSGTYRNITGNAALALGLVAAGVRAKLPVFLGAYPITPASDILHELSKHKRLGVTTMQAEDEIAAIGAALGASYGGALGVTTTSGPGVALKGETISLAVALELPLVIVDVQRAGPSTGMPTKTEQADLNMALFGRHGEAPVAVIAPQSPSDCFHAAIEAARIALTYRTPVILLSDNYVANGSEPWLLPDVASLPDLTVEFASTANSPDGRFLPYLRDPETMARPWAVPGTPGLEHRIGGLEKADKTGDISYDPANHDLMVRTRAQRIETIPVPDVTVDDPDGAATVLVLGWGSTYGPIGAACRALRQRGLTIAQAHLRHLHPMPANLEQIVKRYDKVVIPEMNLGQLAHVIRGRFLVDALPFNKVSGLPFTAGELESALEDVVKNG; translated from the coding sequence ATGAGCAAGCAGGTGCGCCGGCTGGACCGGGTGGTCATCCGCTTCGCGGGCGACTCCGGTGACGGCATGCAGCTCACCGGTGACCGGTTCACGTCCGAGACGGCGCAGCTCGGCAACGACATCTCCACGCTCCCCAACTTCCCCGCCGAGATCCGTGCACCGGCCGGCACGCTGCCCGGCGTCTCCAGCTTCCAGGTGCACTTCGCCGACTACGACATCCTGACCCCGGGCGACGCACCGGACGTGCTGGTCGCGATGAACCCGGCCGCGCTCAAGGCGAACCTGCCGGAGCTGCCCGCGGGCGCCGCGATCATCGTGAACACGGACGAGTTCAGCAAGCGCAGCCTGGCCAAGGTGGGGTACGCGGAGAACCCGCTGGAGGACGGCTCGCTGTCCCGGTTCGCGGTGCACCCGGTCGCGCTGACCTCGATGACCGTGGCCGCACTGACCGGCGCCGGGGTGTCGAAGAAGGACGCCGAGCGGGCCAAGAACATGTTCGCGCTCGGGCTGCTGAGCTGGCTGTACTCCCGGCCGTACGAGTCGACGCTGCGGTTCCTGGAACGCAAGTTCGCGGCCCGGCCGGAGCTGGTCGCGGCGAACCAGGCCGCGTTCCGGGCCGGGTGGAACTTCGGCGAGACGACCGAGGCGTTCGCGGTGCGGTACGAGATCACGCCCGCGCCGATGACCTCAGGGACGTACCGCAACATCACCGGGAACGCCGCGCTCGCGCTCGGCCTGGTCGCCGCGGGGGTACGGGCGAAACTGCCGGTCTTCCTCGGCGCCTACCCGATCACGCCGGCGTCGGACATCCTGCACGAGCTGTCCAAGCACAAGCGGCTCGGCGTCACCACGATGCAGGCCGAGGACGAGATCGCGGCGATCGGTGCCGCGCTCGGCGCGTCCTACGGCGGCGCGCTCGGCGTGACCACCACCAGCGGGCCCGGCGTCGCGCTCAAGGGCGAGACGATCTCGCTGGCCGTGGCGCTGGAGCTGCCGCTGGTCATCGTGGACGTGCAGCGGGCCGGCCCGTCGACCGGCATGCCGACCAAGACCGAGCAGGCCGACCTGAACATGGCGCTGTTCGGCCGGCACGGCGAGGCCCCGGTCGCGGTGATCGCGCCGCAGTCGCCGTCGGACTGCTTCCACGCCGCGATCGAGGCGGCCCGGATCGCGCTCACCTACCGCACGCCGGTGATCCTGCTGTCCGACAACTACGTGGCGAACGGTTCCGAGCCGTGGCTGCTGCCGGACGTGGCGTCGCTGCCGGACCTGACCGTCGAGTTCGCGTCCACCGCGAACTCGCCGGACGGCCGGTTCCTGCCGTACCTGCGGGATCCGGAGACGATGGCGCGGCCGTGGGCGGTCCCGGGCACTCCCGGCCTGGAGCACCGGATCGGCGGGCTGGAGAAGGCGGACAAGACCGGCGACATCTCGTACGACCCGGCGAACCACGACCTGATGGTGCGTACCCGGGCGCAGCGCATCGAGACGATCCCGGTGCCGGACGTGACCGTGGACGACCCGGACGGCGCGGCGACCGTGCTGGTGCTCGGCTGGGGCTCGACGTACGGGCCGATCGGTGCGGCCTGCCGGGCGCTGCGGCAACGCGGCCTGACGATCGCGCAGGCGCACCTTCGGCACCTGCACCCGATGCCGGCCAACCTGGAACAGATCGTGAAACGGTACGACAAGGTGGTCATCCCGGAGATGAACCTGGGGCAGCTCGCACACGTGATCCGGGGCCGGTTCCTGGTCGACGCGCTGCCGTTCAACAAGGTCAGCGGTCTGCCGTTCACGGCCGGCGAGCTGGAGTCCGCGCTGGAGGACGTGGTGAA
- the ndhC gene encoding NADH-quinone oxidoreductase subunit A yields the protein MEGYLGSYATLGLLLLASVFIFAAAFGANRLLRPAAPADPFGKREPYECGLDPVGGDWAQAQIRYYVYAYLYVLFAVESVFLFPWAVVFDRPGFGVATVVEMAVFVAVLALGILYAWRKNVLRWS from the coding sequence GTGGAGGGATACCTCGGGTCGTACGCGACGCTCGGCCTGTTGCTGCTGGCCAGCGTGTTCATCTTCGCCGCCGCGTTCGGGGCGAACCGGCTGCTCCGTCCCGCCGCACCGGCCGACCCGTTCGGCAAGCGCGAGCCGTACGAGTGCGGTCTCGACCCGGTCGGCGGCGACTGGGCGCAGGCGCAGATCAGGTACTACGTCTACGCGTACCTCTACGTGCTCTTCGCCGTGGAGAGCGTCTTCCTGTTCCCGTGGGCGGTGGTCTTCGACCGGCCCGGCTTCGGTGTCGCCACAGTGGTGGAAATGGCCGTATTCGTGGCTGTATTGGCGCTCGGTATCCTCTACGCCTGGCGCAAGAACGTCCTCCGCTGGAGCTGA
- a CDS encoding DivIVA domain-containing protein, whose product MGLFITLVTALVVAAIIFGVTVLVSGSDPALVPAEPDGRAVPLPGSRPLLEADIADVRFDTALRGYRMAQVDQALRRAAYDIGYKEELIGVLEAEVAALRDGRLEDADALRKAREEALAPAASVTPAPVAENNDNSGGTAENATVAVKTDEAPAPDSTVKA is encoded by the coding sequence ATGGGTCTGTTCATCACTCTCGTCACGGCGCTCGTCGTCGCGGCGATCATCTTCGGCGTCACGGTCCTGGTGAGCGGCAGCGATCCCGCGCTGGTGCCGGCGGAGCCGGACGGCCGCGCCGTGCCACTGCCGGGCAGCCGCCCGCTGCTGGAGGCCGACATCGCCGACGTCCGCTTCGACACCGCGCTGCGGGGCTACCGGATGGCCCAGGTGGACCAGGCGCTGCGCCGCGCCGCCTATGACATCGGGTACAAGGAGGAGCTGATCGGCGTGCTCGAGGCCGAGGTCGCCGCGCTGCGCGACGGCCGTCTCGAGGACGCGGACGCGCTGCGCAAGGCCCGCGAGGAGGCACTCGCACCGGCCGCGTCGGTCACCCCCGCGCCGGTTGCCGAAAACAACGACAATTCCGGCGGTACGGCCGAGAACGCCACGGTTGCCGTAAAGACTGACGAGGCGCCCGCACCCGACTCTACGGTGAAGGCATGA
- a CDS encoding SRPBCC family protein: MTQPDPAENLREAATPGTGEVTATVIVNASAATVFAAFTAWTKQGEWIPFTKVRVVEGDGGEGSLVEAVTAIGPAVLRDEMRVVRVDAPYEVRVVHCGKFLRGPGVLRCTPMENDRTQVVWHEWFHLPAGAAGKVVWPFLWPGSKFSLKQALKRFATMVESGRLP; this comes from the coding sequence ATGACCCAGCCCGACCCGGCCGAGAACCTCCGGGAGGCCGCCACCCCCGGCACCGGCGAGGTGACCGCGACCGTGATCGTCAACGCGTCCGCCGCCACCGTCTTCGCCGCGTTCACCGCCTGGACCAAGCAGGGCGAGTGGATCCCGTTCACGAAGGTCCGCGTGGTCGAGGGCGACGGTGGCGAGGGCAGTCTCGTCGAGGCCGTCACCGCGATCGGCCCGGCCGTGCTCCGCGACGAGATGCGCGTGGTCCGCGTCGACGCACCCTACGAGGTACGTGTCGTGCACTGCGGGAAGTTCCTGCGCGGACCCGGCGTGCTGCGCTGCACCCCGATGGAGAACGACCGGACCCAGGTCGTCTGGCACGAGTGGTTCCACCTCCCCGCGGGTGCCGCCGGCAAGGTCGTCTGGCCGTTCCTCTGGCCCGGCTCCAAGTTCAGCCTCAAGCAGGCGCTGAAGAGGTTCGCCACCATGGTCGAGAGCGGCCGCCTCCCGTAA
- a CDS encoding DNA-3-methyladenine glycosylase I encodes MSDLVVGEDGLARCKWGASTPDYALYHDREWGRPVRDDDGLYERLTLEAFQSGLSWLTILRKRPAFRTAFAGFSIAAVAEFGPADEARLMADAGIVRNRLKIEAALANARAALDLPDGLAALLWSFAPPPRPRPATFASVPALTPESTAMAKALKKHGFRFVGPTTAYALMQATGMVDDHLRDCHVRIV; translated from the coding sequence ATGTCAGACCTGGTCGTGGGCGAGGACGGTCTCGCCCGCTGCAAGTGGGGCGCCAGCACGCCCGATTACGCCCTCTACCACGACCGCGAGTGGGGCCGTCCGGTGCGCGATGACGACGGCCTCTACGAGCGGCTCACGCTGGAGGCGTTCCAGTCCGGTCTGTCCTGGCTGACCATCCTGCGTAAACGCCCGGCGTTCCGCACCGCGTTCGCCGGCTTCTCGATCGCGGCCGTCGCCGAGTTCGGCCCCGCCGACGAGGCCCGCCTGATGGCCGACGCCGGCATCGTCCGCAACCGGCTCAAGATCGAGGCTGCGCTGGCCAACGCGCGCGCCGCTCTCGACCTGCCGGACGGCCTGGCCGCGTTGCTCTGGTCGTTCGCCCCGCCGCCCCGCCCACGCCCCGCCACGTTCGCCTCCGTCCCCGCGCTCACCCCCGAGTCCACCGCCATGGCCAAGGCGCTCAAGAAGCACGGCTTCCGCTTCGTCGGCCCCACCACGGCGTACGCGTTGATGCAGGCCACCGGCATGGTCGACGATCACCTCCGGGACTGCCACGTGCGGATCGTGTGA
- a CDS encoding enoyl-CoA hydratase/isomerase family protein: MTEPLLIERSEGVLTLVLNRPESMNSLDVALKEALRDTLTEIEADRSVRAVVLTGAGRAFCVGQDLREHVAVLEARTVDPLSTVLAHYNPIAQRLANLPKPVIAAVRGTAAGAGASLAMLADFRIGGPGTSFLMAFANVGLAGDTGISWSLPRIVGHAKAVELLMLAEPVAAPEAHALGLLTRLTGSDDEVLPTAQELAARLAAGPTVAYGAIKRELSVGTAGTLSDALAAEAQAQAITGATTDHRNATTSFVNKEKPAFQGR; this comes from the coding sequence GTGACCGAACCGTTGCTGATCGAACGCTCCGAGGGCGTCCTGACGCTCGTGCTCAACCGTCCCGAGTCGATGAACTCACTGGACGTGGCGTTGAAGGAGGCGCTGCGGGACACGCTCACCGAGATCGAGGCGGACCGGTCCGTCCGCGCCGTCGTGCTCACCGGCGCCGGCCGGGCGTTCTGCGTCGGCCAGGACCTGCGCGAGCACGTGGCGGTCCTGGAGGCCCGCACGGTCGACCCGCTGTCCACCGTGCTCGCCCACTACAACCCGATCGCACAGCGCCTGGCGAACCTGCCGAAGCCGGTGATCGCCGCCGTCCGCGGCACCGCCGCCGGCGCCGGTGCCTCCCTGGCGATGCTGGCCGACTTCCGCATCGGCGGCCCCGGCACGTCGTTCCTGATGGCGTTCGCGAACGTCGGCCTGGCCGGCGACACCGGCATCTCCTGGTCACTGCCCCGCATCGTCGGCCACGCCAAGGCCGTCGAGCTGCTCATGCTGGCCGAACCGGTCGCCGCACCGGAGGCACACGCGCTCGGCCTGCTGACCCGCCTGACCGGCTCCGACGACGAGGTGCTGCCCACCGCCCAGGAACTCGCCGCCCGCCTGGCCGCCGGCCCCACCGTCGCCTACGGCGCGATCAAACGCGAGCTCTCCGTCGGCACCGCCGGCACCCTCTCCGACGCCCTCGCCGCCGAGGCCCAGGCCCAGGCCATCACCGGCGCCACCACCGACCACCGCAACGCCACCACCTCCTTCGTCAACAAGGAGAAGCCCGCCTTCCAGGGCCGCTGA
- a CDS encoding PaaX family transcriptional regulator — protein sequence MQARSALFDLYGDHLRARGGRAPIAALVRLLAPLEIAAPAVRTAVSRMVRQGWLHPLRLASGPGYLLTPKAVRRLDDAAARIYRTGRPAWNGQFDLIILRLPPHRRDRQRLAGTLSYLGYGALDEQTWVAPRPGEDVDRLITEAGVSYERFSSAHTGGPAGATSLVRRAWDLGEIGRAYERFVSDLTPVVSGVTARSPDLEAYAARFLLVHSWRQFLFRDPQLPPSLLPDGWPGAAAAAFFDRHASRLRPAADRYVEHCLAQSGRGPA from the coding sequence ATGCAGGCACGGTCTGCCCTCTTTGACCTCTATGGGGATCACCTTCGCGCCCGGGGCGGACGCGCGCCCATCGCCGCCCTGGTCAGACTGCTCGCCCCCCTCGAGATCGCGGCACCCGCCGTACGGACCGCGGTGTCCCGGATGGTCCGCCAGGGCTGGCTGCACCCGCTCCGGCTCGCGTCCGGCCCCGGATATCTGCTGACCCCGAAGGCCGTGCGCCGCCTGGACGACGCGGCCGCCCGGATCTACCGCACCGGCCGTCCCGCCTGGAACGGGCAGTTCGACTTGATCATCTTAAGGCTTCCGCCGCACCGCCGGGACCGGCAACGACTCGCCGGCACCCTCTCCTACCTGGGGTACGGCGCGCTCGACGAGCAGACCTGGGTGGCGCCACGCCCCGGCGAGGACGTGGACCGGCTGATCACCGAGGCCGGCGTCAGCTACGAACGGTTCAGCTCCGCACACACCGGCGGCCCGGCCGGTGCCACCTCGCTGGTCCGGCGTGCCTGGGACCTGGGCGAGATCGGCCGCGCGTACGAACGGTTCGTCAGCGACCTGACCCCGGTGGTGTCCGGCGTGACCGCGCGCAGCCCGGACCTGGAGGCGTACGCGGCCCGGTTCCTGCTGGTCCACTCCTGGCGCCAGTTCCTGTTCCGCGACCCGCAACTGCCGCCCTCGCTGCTCCCGGACGGGTGGCCGGGAGCAGCCGCGGCCGCGTTCTTCGACCGACACGCGTCCCGGCTGCGCCCCGCCGCGGACCGGTACGTCGAGCATTGTCTTGCGCAGTCCGGGCGTGGCCCGGCTTGA
- a CDS encoding DUF3117 domain-containing protein, producing the protein MAAMKPRTGDGPLEVTKEGRGIVMRVPLEGGGRLVVEMTPDEANALGDALKAAAG; encoded by the coding sequence ATGGCGGCGATGAAGCCGCGGACGGGCGACGGTCCGCTGGAGGTCACCAAGGAAGGCCGGGGGATCGTCATGCGGGTTCCACTGGAGGGTGGTGGGCGGCTCGTCGTCGAGATGACTCCTGACGAGGCGAATGCGCTCGGCGACGCGCTGAAGGCCGCCGCCGGCTGA
- a CDS encoding leucyl aminopeptidase family protein, with the protein MPNVRLVAEPDLTSVVVLPVRPVAAPAEDGPEAELVEAGGALPADVIAEATAFLAEAKGAGKAGGTVTLPRPTRTPGKLIFVGVGDADEAGWRAAGAAVSRAVDAAATVLLPSGVSGAAVRGLAEGLHLGAYRFTVPAGFDEAGPEPADIALATAGDFAAELATASVVAAATSLARDWTNTPSSIKSPAWLAGEMASAGDRPGLAGVGGRAQVVVRDAAWLREQGFGGVLAVGGGSVSEPRLVEASWTPENADARHVVLVGKGITFDTGGISIKPVAAMKLMRKDMGGAAAVVAAVHAAAALRLPVRVTAIAPLAENMVSGSAFRPGDVIRHYGGLTSETTNSDAEGRLVLADAMAYAVERHAPDLLIDLATLTGANAVALGKTMAALYSPDDALATALADAAADAGERAWRMPLADEYADVLHSDIADLYSAPTQVSTISAALFLREFTGDLRERWAHFDMSAPSWSESTDGVLAKGATGWGVRTLLRYLTTLA; encoded by the coding sequence ATGCCGAACGTCCGCCTGGTCGCCGAGCCGGATCTGACGTCAGTGGTGGTCCTGCCGGTGCGGCCGGTGGCCGCGCCGGCCGAGGACGGTCCGGAGGCCGAGCTGGTGGAGGCCGGCGGCGCGCTCCCGGCCGACGTGATCGCGGAGGCGACCGCGTTCCTGGCCGAGGCGAAGGGGGCCGGCAAGGCGGGCGGTACGGTCACGTTGCCGCGCCCCACCCGTACCCCCGGGAAATTGATCTTTGTGGGGGTCGGCGACGCGGACGAGGCGGGCTGGCGTGCGGCGGGCGCGGCCGTGTCCCGCGCGGTGGACGCGGCGGCCACCGTGCTGCTGCCGTCCGGCGTGTCCGGTGCCGCGGTGCGTGGCCTGGCCGAGGGGCTGCACCTGGGCGCCTACCGGTTCACCGTCCCGGCCGGGTTCGACGAGGCGGGCCCGGAGCCCGCCGACATCGCGCTGGCTACCGCGGGCGACTTCGCCGCGGAACTGGCCACCGCGTCCGTGGTGGCGGCCGCGACGAGCCTGGCCCGCGACTGGACCAACACGCCGTCGTCGATCAAGAGCCCGGCCTGGCTGGCCGGTGAGATGGCGTCCGCGGGTGACCGGCCCGGCCTGGCCGGCGTCGGTGGCCGCGCGCAGGTCGTGGTCCGGGACGCGGCCTGGCTGCGCGAGCAGGGCTTCGGCGGCGTGCTCGCGGTCGGCGGCGGCTCCGTCAGCGAACCTCGCCTGGTGGAGGCGTCCTGGACGCCGGAGAACGCGGACGCGCGGCACGTGGTGCTGGTCGGCAAGGGCATCACGTTCGACACCGGCGGCATCTCGATCAAGCCGGTCGCCGCGATGAAGCTGATGCGCAAGGACATGGGCGGCGCCGCGGCGGTGGTCGCGGCCGTGCACGCGGCGGCGGCGCTGCGGCTGCCGGTGCGGGTGACCGCGATCGCGCCGCTGGCGGAGAACATGGTGAGCGGTTCCGCGTTCCGCCCCGGCGACGTGATCCGCCACTACGGCGGCCTGACCAGCGAGACCACGAACAGCGACGCCGAGGGCCGGCTGGTGCTCGCGGACGCGATGGCGTACGCGGTGGAGCGGCACGCGCCCGACCTGCTGATCGACCTGGCCACGCTGACCGGCGCGAACGCGGTGGCGCTCGGCAAGACCATGGCCGCGCTGTACAGCCCGGACGACGCGCTGGCGACGGCGCTGGCGGACGCAGCCGCGGACGCCGGCGAGCGCGCCTGGCGGATGCCGCTGGCCGACGAGTACGCGGACGTGCTGCACAGCGACATCGCGGACCTCTACAGCGCGCCGACCCAGGTCAGCACGATCTCGGCCGCGCTGTTCCTGCGTGAGTTCACCGGCGACCTGCGGGAGCGCTGGGCGCACTTCGACATGTCCGCACCGTCCTGGTCGGAGAGCACGGACGGCGTGCTGGCCAAGGGTGCGACCGGCTGGGGTGTGCGCACGCTGCTCCGGTATCTCACGACGCTCGCTTGA